One window of the Rhizobiaceae bacterium genome contains the following:
- a CDS encoding NAD(P)-dependent oxidoreductase, whose amino-acid sequence MKVVVTGAAGLLGRHVAAACVSAGHSVLGIDRAPQPAGGWETISADLADLGASVQLFSGADAVLHCAAIPRPTGTAAVEIYRVNMATVYSAAEGARLGGAKLFVYASSFSVLGYPFAPALPIPRFLPLDETHPVAAQDIYGTTKWLGEELVDAMVRQGAFRAVSLRMPWLQTPETFYRDIGRRRQTAAAAADLWAYLDARDAGAAFASALTWQGHGHLRCYISADDSYSEHPSRELVAEAFGDAPEMRGALGGHAGLIDTGLARRELGFRPRHGWREYPEPEKI is encoded by the coding sequence ATGAAGGTCGTTGTCACCGGCGCAGCCGGTCTTCTGGGGCGTCACGTGGCTGCCGCCTGCGTTTCCGCCGGGCACTCAGTGCTCGGGATCGACCGTGCGCCCCAGCCAGCCGGAGGCTGGGAGACGATCTCGGCGGACCTCGCCGATCTCGGCGCGTCTGTCCAGCTGTTTTCCGGCGCCGACGCGGTGCTCCACTGCGCCGCCATCCCGCGCCCAACGGGCACGGCGGCCGTCGAAATCTACCGGGTGAACATGGCGACCGTCTACAGCGCGGCGGAGGGTGCCCGCCTTGGCGGCGCGAAGCTCTTTGTCTACGCCTCTTCGTTCAGCGTGCTAGGCTATCCCTTCGCGCCGGCTCTGCCAATTCCGCGTTTCCTGCCGCTCGACGAAACCCATCCGGTGGCCGCGCAGGATATTTACGGCACGACCAAGTGGCTCGGCGAGGAACTTGTGGACGCGATGGTGCGGCAGGGCGCGTTCCGCGCCGTCAGCCTGCGCATGCCGTGGTTGCAGACACCGGAAACCTTCTACCGGGATATCGGCCGGCGGCGGCAGACGGCCGCCGCCGCGGCCGATCTCTGGGCCTATCTCGATGCCCGCGACGCCGGCGCTGCCTTCGCCTCCGCCCTGACGTGGCAGGGTCACGGTCATCTGCGATGCTATATATCCGCCGATGACAGCTATTCCGAGCATCCAAGCCGGGAACTGGTGGCAGAGGCATTCGGGGACGCGCCGGAAATGCGCGGCGCGCTTGGCGGCCATGCCGGGCTGATCGACACCGGATTGGCGAGACGTGAACTCGGGTTTCGTCCGCGCCATGGCTGGCGCGAATATCCAGAGCCGGAGAAAATATGA
- a CDS encoding amidohydrolase family protein — translation MAHEEASASAAGRIIVQNIGLMLSGDLSKPLLEADSILVEDGLIRAVGRSADMPAPVSGEVVIDAQNSAVCPGLIDNHMHPVAGDWTPRQNQMGWMESSVHGGVTTMISAGEAHYPNRPRDVVGVKALGIAAQRSFSGFRPLGMKIIAGAPVLEPGMTEADFKELAEAGVTLIGEVGLGGVKDGPTGRRMIAWARKYGMTSMTHTGGPSIPGSGRIGAEVVLEVDADVVAHVNGGPTALPDEEIRRICEEGTRALEIVHNGNLRTGLMVLEIARQRNEMRRVLLGTDGPAGSGVQPLGILRTIAHLASLSEVAPEVIFCFATGNTARVRNLSDRGVIEVGRAADLVFLDAAEASAGDGLLDCLRLGNLPGIGMVMIDGVIRTGRSRNTPPARRVPVQSAA, via the coding sequence ATGGCGCACGAAGAAGCGTCGGCTTCGGCCGCAGGGCGGATTATTGTCCAGAATATCGGATTGATGCTCAGCGGCGACCTTTCGAAGCCGCTGCTCGAGGCCGATTCGATTCTGGTGGAAGATGGTCTGATCCGAGCTGTCGGACGGTCGGCCGACATGCCGGCTCCGGTCTCCGGCGAGGTCGTTATCGATGCGCAGAATTCGGCCGTGTGCCCCGGACTGATCGACAATCACATGCATCCCGTCGCAGGCGACTGGACGCCGCGCCAGAACCAGATGGGCTGGATGGAAAGCTCGGTGCATGGCGGCGTCACCACCATGATCTCCGCCGGCGAAGCGCATTATCCCAACCGCCCACGCGATGTGGTCGGCGTGAAGGCGCTCGGCATCGCCGCCCAGCGCAGTTTCTCCGGCTTCCGGCCGCTCGGCATGAAGATCATCGCCGGGGCTCCGGTGCTGGAACCGGGCATGACGGAAGCCGACTTCAAGGAACTGGCCGAAGCCGGCGTCACCCTCATCGGCGAAGTCGGCCTCGGCGGCGTCAAGGACGGACCGACCGGGCGCCGGATGATCGCCTGGGCGCGCAAATACGGCATGACCTCGATGACGCACACCGGAGGCCCGTCCATTCCGGGCTCCGGACGTATCGGCGCTGAGGTGGTGCTTGAAGTGGACGCCGACGTCGTCGCGCACGTCAATGGAGGTCCCACGGCGCTGCCGGACGAGGAGATCCGCCGCATCTGCGAGGAAGGAACGCGCGCGCTGGAGATCGTGCACAACGGCAATCTGCGCACGGGCCTGATGGTGCTGGAGATAGCGCGGCAGCGGAACGAGATGCGCCGGGTCCTGCTCGGAACCGACGGCCCTGCTGGGTCCGGCGTGCAGCCGCTCGGAATACTGCGCACCATCGCCCATCTCGCCTCGCTGTCCGAGGTCGCCCCGGAGGTGATCTTCTGCTTCGCGACGGGCAACACGGCGCGCGTCCGCAACCTGTCCGACCGTGGCGTCATCGAGGTTGGCCGCGCGGCCGATCTCGTTTTCCTGGATGCGGCCGAAGCCAGTGCGGGCGACGGCCTGCTGGACTGTCTGCGGCTGGGCAATCTGCCCGGCATCGGCATGGTGATGATCGATGGCGTCATCCGCACCGGGCGCAGCCGCAACACGCCGCCAGCGCGCAGGGTTCCGGTCCAGTCGGCGGCCTGA
- a CDS encoding sulfurtransferase, giving the protein MSEWLVTTEWLAGHLGDPKLAVLDCSWYLPEAGKHAIDDFRRAHIPGARFIDLGVVSDPDSPYVNMLPSADIWAREIGRLGIDNDTLVVVYDAGYVSARLWWMFRVFDHDKVRILDGGFRKWMAEGRPTEAGDPKPAEAVAFNAKVQPGKVAALGEVRAALDLGITVVDARTAARFDGTEGSGYPGVASGHMPNAINTPWAKFFDPSRNHAFIDAEAAAKVFAEAGADIHGPVITTCGSGVTAAILGFMIERAGNRDWKLYDGSWHEWGQRPDTPKLVKG; this is encoded by the coding sequence ATGAGCGAATGGCTGGTGACGACGGAATGGCTCGCCGGGCATCTTGGCGACCCGAAACTCGCGGTGCTCGACTGCTCCTGGTATCTACCGGAAGCGGGCAAGCATGCGATCGATGATTTTCGGCGGGCGCATATTCCCGGCGCACGGTTCATCGACCTCGGCGTCGTGTCCGATCCCGATTCGCCCTATGTGAACATGCTGCCTTCGGCGGATATCTGGGCGCGGGAGATCGGTCGGCTCGGCATCGATAACGACACGCTGGTTGTCGTCTATGACGCCGGCTATGTATCGGCGCGACTCTGGTGGATGTTCCGTGTCTTCGATCACGACAAGGTCCGCATTCTGGATGGCGGTTTCCGCAAATGGATGGCGGAAGGCCGGCCCACCGAGGCGGGCGATCCGAAACCTGCCGAAGCCGTCGCGTTCAATGCTAAAGTCCAGCCCGGCAAGGTGGCCGCGCTTGGAGAAGTGCGCGCCGCGCTCGATCTTGGCATCACGGTCGTGGATGCACGCACGGCCGCGCGCTTCGATGGAACCGAAGGTTCCGGCTATCCCGGCGTCGCCAGCGGCCATATGCCCAACGCCATCAACACGCCATGGGCGAAATTCTTCGATCCGTCCCGCAACCACGCATTCATCGACGCCGAAGCCGCCGCGAAAGTGTTCGCGGAAGCGGGCGCCGACATCCACGGTCCCGTCATAACCACCTGCGGCTCTGGAGTCACCGCCGCCATTCTCGGCTTCATGATAGAGCGAGCCGGCAACAGGGACTGGAAGCTTTACGACGGCTCCTGGCACGAATGGGGTCAGCGGCCGGATACGCCGAAGCTGGTGAAAGGCTGA
- a CDS encoding SDR family oxidoreductase: MKRFEGKAVLVTGGAGSIGWATAQRFSAEGARVVLADLNDERAAELAATLNDGVGVGADVAEEAGARAAVEAVLEAFGQLDVVFNNAGISGPVSPVHEISPDDWDHVIRTNLRSQFLVLRLAARAMIAGGRPGSIVNMGSSMAGWDVLSRSPGYIASKHAVTGLTRSAALDLAGYGIRVNAICPGVVETSLGVPAADRQGYLESVRRFADRIPLRRIGQPEDVAAAVAFLASDEARHITGVDWLIDGGQTLQSWANAPAAPAFPWHLRNSPA, from the coding sequence ATGAAGCGCTTCGAGGGCAAGGCCGTCCTGGTGACGGGCGGCGCAGGGTCGATCGGCTGGGCGACGGCGCAACGTTTTTCGGCTGAAGGCGCGCGCGTCGTATTGGCCGACCTGAACGACGAACGCGCCGCGGAACTCGCCGCGACGCTGAATGACGGGGTCGGGGTCGGCGCGGATGTGGCCGAGGAGGCCGGGGCGAGGGCGGCGGTCGAAGCCGTGCTGGAGGCATTCGGGCAGCTTGACGTGGTTTTCAACAATGCGGGCATATCGGGTCCGGTCAGCCCGGTTCACGAGATTTCTCCGGACGATTGGGACCATGTGATCCGCACCAATCTGCGCAGCCAGTTCCTTGTGCTGAGGCTGGCGGCCCGTGCGATGATCGCGGGCGGACGCCCCGGCTCCATCGTCAATATGGGGTCTTCCATGGCTGGGTGGGACGTGCTGTCAAGGAGCCCCGGCTACATCGCCAGCAAACACGCGGTTACGGGGCTGACCCGCTCGGCGGCGCTCGACCTTGCCGGATATGGCATCCGGGTGAACGCCATCTGCCCTGGCGTCGTCGAAACCTCGCTCGGCGTGCCCGCCGCCGACCGGCAAGGCTATCTGGAGAGCGTGCGCCGTTTCGCCGACCGCATCCCGCTTCGCCGCATCGGTCAGCCGGAAGATGTCGCTGCCGCCGTGGCTTTCCTCGCTTCGGACGAAGCGCGCCATATTACCGGCGTGGACTGGCTGATCGACGGCGGACAGACGCTCCAGTCATGGGCCAACGCTCCTGCTGCGCCCGCATTTCCGTGGCATCTTCGCAATAGTCCGGCGTGA
- a CDS encoding hydantoinase/oxoprolinase family protein produces the protein MSQKSIRYRLGVDIGGTFTDVLLMEEDSGRLVALKVPSNRQNPEDAIIAGLEQLHSRHGIAASDIVYFSHGTTLGVNTLLERDGAEVGLLTTKGFRDILELRRLRLPRANDLFHPRPRALTPRRRVAEIDERMAQDGEVIVPIRRDDVLAAAGQVIERGASNIAVCFLHSYRFPEHEKQAKAWILDAFPDLYVIASSELWPQQREYERCLVSVINGYIGARMRTYFDTLETKTRNAGLATRIFSTKSNGGVMGLEAAGERPVETLLSGPASGVIGAAFIGRMIGDEKLITLDMGGTSVDIAVVNGEIPYSNENTVGDFPVLLPAVDVSAIGAGGGSVAWLDAEGVLKVGPRSAGARPGPACYGRGGTEPTVTDAYAVLGIMAPSGLLGGEMKLDIEKARTALATIGDRLGKTPEETADAILQVATANIYAELVPQLARRGVDAQEFSLLAYGAAGPTHVFMLARELNIRRVLIPPTPGLLCALGCLVADLRADFVRSLWQDARDLSDHTLLDTFAALETEARDWLERQYVDVSRTYLIRSADICYVGQSFEINVVFPDEPLSVDALQNWFHDHYERVYGFADRSNAIRILEARVQIVGVTRKPNFDDLRPFSAVSERQVSSRPIYEHGKSVSGAVIQRSSLKPGDTFKGPAVVEQYDTTVYVPEGFDVSVDRWFNLVGESAK, from the coding sequence ATGAGCCAGAAGTCCATACGGTATCGTCTCGGCGTCGACATCGGCGGCACATTCACCGACGTCCTGCTCATGGAGGAGGACAGCGGCCGGCTTGTGGCGCTCAAGGTGCCGTCGAACCGTCAGAATCCGGAGGACGCAATCATTGCCGGACTCGAGCAACTGCATTCGCGGCACGGCATCGCGGCCTCGGACATCGTCTATTTTTCGCACGGCACCACGCTTGGCGTAAACACGCTGCTGGAGCGTGATGGAGCGGAAGTCGGCCTGCTGACCACGAAGGGCTTTCGCGACATCCTCGAATTGCGCAGGCTGAGACTCCCGAGGGCCAACGACCTCTTCCATCCGCGACCCCGCGCGCTTACGCCGCGCCGGCGCGTCGCCGAGATCGACGAGCGGATGGCGCAGGATGGCGAGGTCATCGTCCCGATCCGCCGCGACGACGTGCTCGCCGCCGCAGGGCAGGTGATCGAGCGGGGCGCCTCCAACATCGCCGTCTGCTTCCTGCACTCCTATCGCTTTCCCGAGCATGAGAAACAGGCGAAGGCATGGATTCTGGACGCGTTCCCGGATCTCTACGTCATCGCCTCTTCGGAACTCTGGCCGCAGCAACGCGAATACGAGCGCTGTCTCGTCAGCGTCATCAACGGCTACATCGGGGCGCGCATGCGCACCTATTTCGACACGCTCGAAACGAAGACAAGGAATGCCGGCCTCGCCACCCGCATCTTCTCGACCAAGTCGAACGGCGGTGTGATGGGGCTGGAGGCCGCCGGAGAACGGCCGGTCGAAACTCTGCTTTCAGGCCCGGCTTCGGGCGTCATCGGCGCGGCCTTCATCGGCCGCATGATCGGCGACGAGAAACTGATCACGCTCGACATGGGCGGCACCAGCGTCGACATCGCCGTGGTCAATGGCGAGATCCCTTATTCGAACGAGAACACGGTCGGCGATTTTCCGGTGCTGTTGCCGGCCGTCGACGTCTCAGCCATCGGCGCCGGCGGCGGTTCCGTAGCCTGGCTGGACGCGGAGGGCGTGCTCAAGGTCGGTCCCCGCAGCGCCGGCGCGCGTCCCGGCCCGGCCTGCTATGGCCGCGGCGGCACGGAGCCCACCGTCACGGACGCCTATGCCGTGCTCGGCATCATGGCGCCGAGCGGCCTGCTCGGCGGCGAGATGAAGCTCGACATCGAAAAGGCGCGCACGGCGCTCGCGACGATCGGCGACCGGCTTGGCAAGACGCCGGAGGAGACGGCGGACGCGATTCTCCAGGTCGCGACCGCCAACATCTACGCCGAACTCGTGCCGCAACTGGCGCGGCGCGGCGTCGACGCGCAGGAATTTTCGCTGCTTGCTTATGGCGCGGCGGGGCCTACGCATGTGTTCATGCTTGCGCGGGAACTGAACATACGTCGCGTGCTCATCCCGCCGACGCCGGGGCTGCTTTGCGCCCTCGGCTGTCTGGTGGCGGACCTGCGCGCCGATTTCGTCCGCAGCCTGTGGCAGGATGCGCGAGACCTTTCGGATCACACGTTGCTCGACACCTTTGCGGCGCTGGAGACCGAGGCGCGCGACTGGCTCGAACGGCAATATGTCGACGTGAGCCGCACCTATCTGATCCGCTCCGCCGACATCTGCTATGTCGGGCAGTCCTTCGAGATCAACGTCGTCTTCCCGGACGAGCCTCTGTCGGTGGATGCGCTCCAGAACTGGTTCCACGATCACTACGAACGCGTCTACGGCTTTGCCGACCGCAGCAATGCGATCCGCATCCTCGAGGCGCGCGTTCAGATCGTCGGCGTGACGCGCAAGCCCAACTTCGACGACCTGCGGCCCTTCTCCGCGGTCAGCGAAAGGCAGGTATCGTCGCGTCCGATCTACGAGCACGGCAAGTCCGTGAGCGGCGCCGTGATCCAGCGTTCGTCGCTGAAGCCCGGGGACACGTTCAAGGGTCCGGCCGTGGTCGAGCAGTACGACACAACCGTATATGTGCCGGAAGGTTTCGACGTCAGCGTCGACAGATGGTTCAATCTCGTCGGGGAGAGCGCGAAATGA
- a CDS encoding cysteine hydrolase gives MVLDPATVAVVVVDMVNDFCKPGGLMVLPGYERLVPPQLQVIEAAREHGVPVIWVHDAHRANVRQDREWLKRTPHCVENTWGVEIIEDLGAKPEEIHVIKRRYSAFFQTDLDLTLKDMGVRQLVVFGVVTNICVRSTVHDAFFNGYEVVVPQDCCAATGPREQESSLYDIATHFGTVSDAATVAAALAGAGTIQAIEIPA, from the coding sequence ATGGTTCTCGATCCCGCTACGGTAGCGGTGGTGGTGGTCGACATGGTCAACGATTTCTGCAAGCCGGGCGGCCTGATGGTTCTGCCCGGATATGAGCGGCTCGTGCCGCCCCAGCTTCAGGTGATCGAGGCCGCGCGGGAGCATGGCGTGCCGGTAATCTGGGTGCATGACGCGCACCGGGCCAACGTCCGCCAGGACCGGGAGTGGCTGAAGCGGACGCCGCATTGCGTGGAGAACACCTGGGGAGTCGAGATCATTGAGGATCTTGGGGCGAAGCCGGAAGAGATCCATGTCATCAAGCGCCGTTACTCGGCCTTCTTCCAGACGGACCTCGACCTGACGCTGAAGGATATGGGCGTCCGGCAACTGGTGGTCTTCGGCGTCGTGACCAATATCTGCGTCCGCTCCACGGTGCATGACGCCTTCTTCAACGGCTATGAGGTCGTGGTTCCGCAGGACTGCTGCGCGGCGACCGGACCGCGCGAACAGGAAAGCTCGCTCTACGACATCGCCACGCATTTCGGCACGGTCAGCGACGCAGCGACAGTCGCGGCGGCCCTGGCCGGAGCGGGCACGATCCAGGCCATCGAGATCCCGGCCTGA
- a CDS encoding MarR family transcriptional regulator, whose product MTMAAKPEKSRGRVRSMTGLSREEAIVQFARSGYDLDVHPAHLVRRVHQRATQHFQQVMDGDNVSPAQFGALATILKHGAISQNHLGRLTSMDPSTILVVVRNLISNGLVRRLKSETDQRLTILTLSDKGQSYTLERLKKSVEVGKRLLAPLSAAEQAVFMSLLARLCEEEPGEATVVQEDSSRRNGAAAAPI is encoded by the coding sequence ATGACGATGGCAGCGAAGCCCGAGAAAAGTCGCGGCCGCGTCCGCAGCATGACCGGTTTGTCCCGCGAGGAAGCGATCGTCCAGTTCGCCCGCAGCGGTTATGATCTCGACGTGCATCCCGCGCATCTCGTTCGCCGCGTGCATCAGCGCGCGACGCAACACTTCCAGCAGGTCATGGACGGCGACAATGTTTCGCCGGCTCAATTCGGGGCTTTGGCAACCATCCTCAAGCATGGCGCGATCTCCCAGAACCATCTCGGGCGGCTGACCTCCATGGACCCTTCCACCATCCTTGTCGTGGTCAGGAATCTCATCTCCAACGGTCTCGTGCGGCGACTGAAATCCGAGACCGACCAGCGCCTGACGATCCTGACCCTGTCAGACAAGGGCCAGAGCTATACGCTGGAACGATTGAAGAAATCGGTCGAGGTCGGGAAGAGACTGCTGGCTCCGCTGAGCGCCGCCGAGCAGGCGGTCTTCATGTCGCTGCTTGCCCGGCTTTGCGAGGAGGAACCGGGCGAAGCCACGGTGGTGCAGGAAGATTCATCGCGGCGCAACGGCGCCGCTGCCGCACCGATCTGA
- a CDS encoding hydantoinase B/oxoprolinase family protein, translating into MIEDKIGLEILSNRFQAIVDEMAQALFRTAHTVFIKETQDYGAVLVSPGGEVFAASRRYGVLMMVGMPMDDAVKAMGDDVREGDIFMTNDPEATGGMCTHLNDVFLWKPIFHDGKLICYAWTFVHMSDVGGRVSGSIAPSSYEIYQEGIRVPPQKLFREGVLDETFLKMFLVNTRTGEQNWGDMKACIAGLTTAERRVKELLGRFGAEKISQGIVDVMDYAETQARRVISTVPDGIYRFSDFIEADMVGQGLLRVNLTLTISGGEMHMDFTGTAPQVRAALNLPSFSKTGHWMLITGVVNWLCTREPNIAYNAGLVRPMKIHIPKGTIINPEPGAAYGGRYSTSHKVCDVIIGALSQAVPDQLPATDSGQGSILLVSVPDMASGETRVSVIQPLVGGSGGRPVDDGVDGTMVILNFLKNVPTELLEHEMPNLLIRRYALREDSGGAGRYRGGTGSIVEFETNVPFTTITARNMERYLFPPAGRKGGTPGTTGYTILNPDSDSPVDIGKIDILEMDAGDVLRLGTQGGGGYGDPLERPAATVWEDVLDEYVSIETAREKYGVIGTLESGLDAAATETLRREMRDARRGAPLKEFDFGPVREAYHAKWPAALHDAISAITQDMPRVQRQTSYRALYAEIGRRLDAGESIRPGDVPDVLAALQTNGRRGMRAASAR; encoded by the coding sequence ATGATCGAGGACAAGATCGGTCTCGAAATCCTCAGCAATCGCTTTCAGGCGATCGTCGACGAGATGGCGCAGGCGCTGTTCCGCACCGCGCACACGGTCTTCATCAAGGAGACGCAGGATTACGGCGCGGTGCTGGTCAGCCCCGGCGGCGAGGTCTTCGCCGCGTCGCGTCGCTATGGCGTGCTTATGATGGTCGGCATGCCGATGGACGATGCGGTCAAGGCGATGGGCGACGATGTTCGCGAAGGCGACATCTTCATGACCAACGACCCCGAGGCGACCGGAGGCATGTGCACGCATCTCAACGACGTGTTCCTGTGGAAGCCGATTTTCCATGACGGCAAGCTGATCTGCTACGCCTGGACCTTCGTGCATATGTCCGACGTGGGCGGACGCGTCTCCGGCTCCATCGCGCCGTCGAGCTACGAGATCTATCAGGAAGGCATACGCGTTCCGCCGCAAAAACTGTTCCGCGAGGGCGTTCTGGACGAGACGTTCCTGAAGATGTTCCTAGTCAACACACGGACCGGCGAGCAGAACTGGGGTGACATGAAGGCCTGTATCGCAGGCCTCACGACGGCGGAACGGCGCGTCAAGGAACTGCTCGGCCGCTTTGGAGCCGAGAAGATCAGCCAGGGCATCGTTGATGTCATGGATTATGCCGAGACGCAGGCGCGGCGCGTGATCTCGACCGTTCCGGACGGTATCTACAGGTTCAGCGACTTCATCGAGGCCGACATGGTCGGCCAGGGCCTGCTCCGCGTGAACTTGACGCTGACGATTTCCGGCGGCGAGATGCACATGGATTTCACCGGCACGGCGCCGCAGGTACGCGCCGCGCTCAATCTGCCGAGCTTTTCGAAGACCGGCCACTGGATGCTGATCACTGGCGTGGTGAACTGGCTTTGCACGCGCGAGCCAAACATCGCCTACAATGCCGGCCTCGTGCGGCCGATGAAGATCCATATCCCGAAAGGCACGATCATCAATCCGGAGCCCGGCGCGGCTTATGGCGGGCGCTATTCCACCTCGCACAAGGTCTGCGACGTCATCATCGGCGCGCTGTCGCAGGCCGTGCCGGACCAGTTGCCCGCGACCGATTCCGGGCAGGGTTCCATCCTGCTCGTCTCGGTTCCCGACATGGCGAGCGGCGAGACGCGCGTCAGCGTCATCCAGCCGCTGGTCGGCGGCTCCGGCGGCCGGCCTGTCGATGACGGCGTGGACGGCACCATGGTGATCCTGAACTTCCTCAAGAACGTGCCGACGGAACTGCTCGAACACGAAATGCCGAACCTGCTCATCCGACGCTATGCGCTGCGCGAGGATTCCGGCGGCGCGGGCCGCTATCGCGGCGGCACGGGCTCCATCGTCGAGTTCGAGACGAACGTGCCGTTCACGACGATCACCGCCCGCAACATGGAACGCTACCTGTTTCCGCCGGCCGGCCGCAAGGGCGGCACGCCGGGCACGACCGGCTACACCATTCTCAACCCCGACAGCGACAGTCCGGTCGACATCGGCAAGATCGATATTCTGGAGATGGATGCGGGCGATGTCCTGCGCCTCGGCACGCAGGGCGGCGGCGGCTATGGCGATCCGCTCGAACGCCCGGCCGCGACCGTCTGGGAAGACGTGCTGGACGAATATGTATCGATCGAAACAGCGCGGGAAAAATATGGCGTCATCGGCACGCTGGAGAGCGGTCTGGATGCCGCCGCCACCGAAACCTTGCGCAGGGAGATGCGCGATGCGCGGCGCGGCGCTCCGCTCAAGGAGTTCGACTTCGGGCCGGTGCGCGAAGCCTATCATGCGAAGTGGCCGGCGGCCCTGCATGACGCGATCAGCGCGATCACCCAGGACATGCCGCGCGTACAGCGCCAGACTTCCTATCGCGCGCTATATGCCGAGATCGGCAGGCGGCTCGACGCCGGCGAGTCGATCAGACCCGGCGACGTGCCGGATGTACTCGCGGCATTGCAGACCAACGGGCGGCGAGGCATGCGCGCCGCGTCGGCGAGGTGA
- the solA gene encoding N-methyl-L-tryptophan oxidase produces the protein MKDSYTYVVLGLGGLGSAACYWLSRRAGADVLGIEQFEIGHVRGESQDHSRIIRLTYHTVPYVRFAQQAYEAWDAVEKDAGEQVVVKTGELNFWPQQTTLDEAAYNESMTACDVPYEILDAGAIRRRFPQFRFDDEIHAVYQPDGGLVGAIKANDVHRRLARRNGATFLDNAPVTEIRQENGGYRIMAGGRTISAEKIVLAGGPWTNRLLAHFGVELPLLVTHEQVTYVDSPNLQEFTPERFPVWIWMIHDNYYGFPVYGAPGVKIAKDRFRPVDPDWRSFEPDAKNETDVLRFLADHIPRAAGPTLYTKTCLLTHTPDGDFVLDRIPGHPNCVCVVGATHAFKFASVIGRTLSELLVDGSTPADIGAFRFGRPGLAMPGVWNLPEG, from the coding sequence ATGAAGGACAGCTATACCTATGTCGTTCTGGGACTGGGTGGGCTCGGCAGCGCCGCCTGCTACTGGCTGTCGCGGCGGGCAGGCGCCGACGTGCTCGGCATAGAGCAGTTCGAGATCGGGCATGTGCGGGGCGAGTCGCAGGACCATTCCCGCATCATCCGCCTCACCTATCACACCGTGCCGTATGTGCGGTTCGCCCAGCAGGCCTACGAGGCATGGGATGCGGTCGAGAAGGACGCCGGCGAGCAGGTCGTGGTCAAGACGGGCGAACTGAATTTCTGGCCGCAGCAGACGACACTCGATGAAGCCGCCTACAATGAGAGCATGACGGCGTGCGATGTGCCGTATGAAATACTCGATGCGGGCGCCATCCGCCGACGTTTCCCACAATTCAGGTTCGACGACGAAATCCATGCCGTGTACCAGCCCGACGGCGGGCTCGTGGGAGCCATCAAGGCGAATGACGTCCATCGTCGTCTGGCGCGCCGCAACGGAGCGACCTTCCTCGACAACGCGCCAGTGACCGAGATCAGGCAGGAGAACGGCGGATACCGGATCATGGCGGGCGGGCGCACCATCTCCGCAGAGAAGATCGTGCTTGCGGGCGGCCCATGGACGAACCGGCTGCTGGCGCATTTCGGCGTCGAGCTGCCGCTGCTCGTGACGCATGAACAGGTCACCTATGTCGACAGCCCGAACCTTCAGGAATTCACGCCGGAGCGCTTCCCGGTGTGGATCTGGATGATCCATGACAACTATTATGGTTTTCCGGTCTATGGAGCGCCCGGCGTCAAGATCGCCAAGGACCGTTTCCGGCCGGTCGATCCGGATTGGCGCAGTTTCGAGCCGGACGCAAAGAACGAAACGGACGTGCTGCGTTTCCTCGCCGACCATATCCCGCGCGCCGCCGGCCCGACCCTTTACACGAAGACATGCCTGCTTACGCATACGCCGGACGGCGATTTCGTGCTCGACCGGATTCCCGGCCATCCGAACTGCGTGTGCGTCGTGGGCGCCACGCATGCCTTCAAGTTCGCCTCCGTGATCGGACGTACGCTGTCGGAACTGCTGGTCGACGGCTCCACGCCCGCCGACATCGGGGCCTTCCGGTTCGGGCGTCCGGGCCTTGCGATGCCGGGTGTCTGGAACCTGCCGGAGGGGTAG